The Gordonia westfalica sequence GCGGTGAAGAAGATCGGCGACGCCGCGAAGGATCTCACTCTCGTCAACGCGGCCGGCATCCCGCTGGCCGTCGAAGCAGTCGACCTCATCGCGGCCTGAGCCGCACCCACAGAAGGAGTTCTCGTCATGTCTGTACCCACCCCTCGTCTTGTCCTCGGCCGCGAGCCCGCCGCCTGGACCTCCCTCGTCTCAGCCATCCTGGTTCTGCTGACCACGTTCGGGTTCAACATCCCACCGAGACTCAGGGCGTGTTCATGGCCGCGGTCAACGCGGTGCTCGGTCTGCTCGTGGTGATCTCGGTGAAGGAGAGCGTGTACCCGGCGCTCGTCGCGGTCGTTCAGACCGCGGTGCCGCTGGTCGTTGCGTTCGGCTTGAACCTCAGCGAGCAGCAACAGGGCGCCATCCTCGCGGTCTCCACGATTGCTCTCGGATTCCTGTTCACCCGCCCGCAGGTCACACCGAAGGTGTTGGCAGGTATTGAGCTTCCCGCTGACGGCGTCGAGCGCGAAGTCAACCTCGGCCGATGACCGTGACCTCGAGCGCCAGCGCTTGGATGAACCCCGCCGCGCTGAGTGACATCGGCGTGGTGGGGGTCGTCGTCGGCATGGCGCTCGTGCTCGGTATCGCCTTCGCCCGTGGCTGGATCGTATGGGGATCGGAGATCTCGATCTACAAGACCGCGGCCGAGCGCGACGCCAAGACCATCGCCGACCTCCTCGAGACCAACGCGCGCAACGCGCAGACGATGGCCGAGTGGAATGTCGCCGGCCAGCTCATCGCGAGCCAGTCGAAGGCACTGCGAGAGAGCTTGGAGTCCAACTGATGTGGGGATTCAAGACCAAGGGGGCGAGCGCGCACGAAGTTGATGCGCGCTCGAAGCGAAACGCGCGATCGGCCGAAGAAGCCCGGTCCGAAAGCGCACGGCTCGCCGAACGGGCGCGGCCGGTACAGCGGGAGCTTCGTGACCAGTTGGAACGCAACCACTGGGCCGAGCTGATCTTCGGAAGGCTGAACTAGTGGAGCTGATAGCCGACTGGGCACTTGTGGTGCTCGCCGTGCTGGCCACCGTCTACACCATCTGCTACGCCGCATGGCAGTACTGGTGGAAGGAGCGGGTGTCACTCATCTACCTAGGCAAGTCGACCCTGATGTCGCTGGTCTTTCTCCAGATCTCGGCGTCAGTGTGGGCGGGTACTGACTATCCGGGGCGGGCGTGGATTCGATTCATCCTGTACTCGGGTGGCGCCGTGATGATGCTCGCGCTCCTGGTGATGCTGCTGGTGTTGCAGTACAAGACCCGCCGTGACCGTTGGGCGGCAGGCGACTTCCGCCGGCCATGGCAAGTGTGGCGCGACGAGATCCGAGCATGGTGGGCAGGACGGTCATGATCGAACTTCTCTGGGTCGACGGAACTTGGGCACCCCGCGGCGGCTCCCCCGCGTCGGAGGCGCTGCGCCGCGCGCTCGACCCCCGCAAGGTGAAGTTCACGTATGTGCCGTACCCGGCCGACTTCGGCCCGGCGACCGGCATGGGCGACCTGTCGTATGAGGAGTCGAAAGCGATCGGCGCGGCAGCGTTGGATCGAGCTGTCACCGAATCCCGCGAACTCGTGGTCGTCGGCGGCTACAGTGCGGGCGCGGCGGTCGCAGTGAAGTACGCGCGCGACATCCTGCCTCGGCGGCCTCGCCATCAGGTGCTCGCCGTCGCGACGCTGGGCGACCCGCACACGCCGGTGCATCACGGCCGGTCCGGGATCGCCGGGGCGCTGCACGTCCCGCGGCCTCGGTTCACCGAGTGGGCGCCGGGTGATCCGATCGCCGACCTGCCGCTAGGTTCACCGCTGCGCACGGTCGCCGACCTAACCGGGTGGATGTCGGTGCGCACACCCGAGGCCGCCCGCGCCTGGGCGTTCAAGACCGCTGAACGTCTGGCGGTGGCGCAGCCGTGGTGGAATCCGTTCCGCTGGCCCGATTTCGCGCGTGCGGGGGAGGACATCCGCAACTATCTCGGCACTGCGCATTCCACGGACTACGACGGTGGTGGCCACGCTAAGCGGTTGGCCCGCATGATCGAAGGGGTGAGTTAGCCATTACAGCTCCAGATCAGCCCGGTGCTGGTGTACCGGGCAAATACTTCCTGCCCGCGAACCGCCCGAACGGTGCCACGTCAGGCCTGTCGCAGTTCGCGAATGCGGATCAGGCGTTCTGGGATGACTACGCGTACAACCAGTTCAATCCGAAGTTTAAGCATATGGGTGAGCCGGTTGATGTGATCCGGTTGTTGGCTCAT is a genomic window containing:
- a CDS encoding PE-PPE domain-containing protein; this encodes MIELLWVDGTWAPRGGSPASEALRRALDPRKVKFTYVPYPADFGPATGMGDLSYEESKAIGAAALDRAVTESRELVVVGGYSAGAAVAVKYARDILPRRPRHQVLAVATLGDPHTPVHHGRSGIAGALHVPRPRFTEWAPGDPIADLPLGSPLRTVADLTGWMSVRTPEAARAWAFKTAERLAVAQPWWNPFRWPDFARAGEDIRNYLGTAHSTDYDGGGHAKRLARMIEGVS
- a CDS encoding putative phage holin, whose amino-acid sequence is MELIADWALVVLAVLATVYTICYAAWQYWWKERVSLIYLGKSTLMSLVFLQISASVWAGTDYPGRAWIRFILYSGGAVMMLALLVMLLVLQYKTRRDRWAAGDFRRPWQVWRDEIRAWWAGRS
- a CDS encoding DUF7620 family protein; this translates as MWGFKTKGASAHEVDARSKRNARSAEEARSESARLAERARPVQRELRDQLERNHWAELIFGRLN